In the Kwoniella pini CBS 10737 chromosome 7, complete sequence genome, one interval contains:
- a CDS encoding mitochondrial 37S ribosomal protein bS6m — MPLYELFCIAVHNPASSVNLRSVINSLSNQIHSTGGVVRDLKKLGINLTLPQRMRRMRQYHERGDHFTMTFDTSPIVLKRLDETLRRDPSIIRWTLLKRASKVKDLHKPLNPSIEFAEIESLKDKL; from the exons ATGCCATTATATGAACTTTTTTGTATAGCTGTACATAATCCAGCTTCTTCG GTCAACTTACGATCAGttataaattcattatcaaatcaaatacattCTACAGGAGGTGTAGTAAGagatttaaagaaattaggtATAAATTTAACTTTACCTCAAAGGATGAGACGTATGAGACAATATCATGAAAGAGGAGA TCACTTTACAATGACTTTTGATACTTCACCTATAGTTTTAAAAAGATTAGATGAAACTTTACGAAGAGATCCTTCTATAATTCGTTGGACATTGTTGAAACGTGCTTCGAAAGT GAAAGATCTTCATAAACCTTTGAACCCGTCTATTGAATTTGCCGAAATTGAATCGcttaaagataaattatgA